A region from the Brassica napus cultivar Da-Ae chromosome C8, Da-Ae, whole genome shotgun sequence genome encodes:
- the BNAC08G02750D gene encoding uncharacterized protein At4g06744 has translation MASLSSLLLLLLSLSLSLVHFTLSIGDTHITERKSLEIIIGGGGNPPPSPSPEPEPEPEDCPPPPPPPQCPPPPQLPPPKPPKPPHPPQQRPPKPPGQPPLPLLGFESPLLEKVFPVLQAFKKLVTHDPMHILKTWNGPDICNKYLGLECAIFPNTTDKALASIQFNGYNFGGKKLVLHNFLDKLNTVTIFHANSNNFLGSVPEVTNLKYLFELDLSHNKLTGDFPASVLKAKNLTFLDLRFNTFSGCVPPQVFNLDLDVLFINNNNLVQKLPSNLGSITALYLTFANNRFTGPIPASIGNIKFLQEVLFLNNTLTGCLPYQIGKLNRATVFDVGFNQLTGLIPYSFGCLAKIEQLNLARNKFYGTIPEIVCELSSLKNLSLSYNYFTQAGPKCRELIKRSILDARMNCIIGLPNQKTAQECATFFMHRQTCPDPKSMYLVPCGKNPNGVKLDQERLEVKEAQASSPVSYGVLNPDGVRNR, from the exons ATGGCTTCACTTTCttcgcttcttcttctccttctttcaCTTTCACTTTCACTTGTCCATTTCACTCTATCTATCGGAGACACCCACATCACCGAGAGAAAATCCTTAGAAATCATCATTGGAGGCGGTGGAAATCCACCGCCGTCACCTTCACCAGAACCGGAACCTGAACCGGAAGATTgccctcctccaccacctcctcctcaaTGCCCTCCTCCACCACAACTTCCACCGCCCAAACCGCCCAAACCGCCGCATCCACCGCAACAAAGGCCGCCAAAGCCGCCGGGGCAGCCACCGTTGCCGCTACTTGGCTTTGAGAGCCCACTACTAGAGAAAGTCTTTCCAGTCCTCCAAGCTTTCAAGAAACTAGTGACACACGATCCAATGCATATTCTTAAGACTTGGAACGGCCCCGACATTTGCAACAAATACCTCGGACTTGAATGCGCAATCTTCCCGAACACAACTGATAAGGCACTCGCGAGCATCCAGTTTAATGGTTATAACTTCGGTGGCAAGAAACTCGTGTTACATAACTTCCTCGACAAGCTAAATACAGTCACGATCTTTCACGCAAACTCCAACAACTTCTTGGGCTCTGTTCCTGAAGTCACCAACTTAAAATACTTATTCGAGCTCGACCTAAGCCACAACAAACTCACAGGAGACTTCCCAGCTTCTGTCTTGAAAGCCAAAAATCTCACGTTTCTTGATCTCAGGTTCAATACTTTCTCAGGCTGTGTTCCTCCTCAGGTCTTTAATCTTGATCTCGACGTCTtgttcatcaacaacaacaatcttGTTCAGAAGCTTCCATCCAATCTTGGCTCCATCACTGCTCTTTATCTCACATTCGCCAACAACAG GTTCACGGGTCCAATTCCAGCCAGCATAGGCAACATCAAGTTCCTACAAGAAGTCCTTTTCTTGAATAACACTCTAACCGGGTGCTTACCATACCAAATTGGAAAGTTAAACCGAGCCACTGTTTTCGATGTTGGATTTAACCAGCTAACCGGTCTAATACCATACTCTTTCGGTTGTTTAGCCAAGATAGAACAACTCAATTTAGCCAGAAACAAATTCTATGGAACAATACCAGAGATTGTATGCGAGCTTTCTTCTCTTAAAAACCTTTCTCTATCCTATAATTACTTCACTCAGGCCGGTCCAAAATGTAGAGAACTCATCAAGAGAAGCATTCTCGACGCTCGTATGAACTGTATAATTGGTCTTCCAAACCAGAAAACGGCACAGGAATGTGCTACCTTCTTCATGCATAGACAGACTTGTCCTGATCCCAAGTCTATGTATCTGGTCCCATGTGGTAAGAATCCAAACGGCGTTAAACTGGATCAAGAACGATTGGAAGTGAAAGAAGCTCAAGCTTCTTCTCCGGTGTCTTACGGGGTACTTAACCCGGACGGGGTTCGGAACCGATAA